One genomic window of Haloferax mediterranei ATCC 33500 includes the following:
- a CDS encoding DUF6789 family protein produces the protein MVSETATARTESTATVSWQAGIVAGVLAALVMGAMMLMQMRPVLEVAIPSMYTLMGGTAGFTIHVAHGAILGIAFAGLAGVVGFDSLGKSLGSGVVYGVVLWAVLAVLVMPVWLGAVGSPANPPLPNVSTTSLMGHVVYGAVLGAAFPTVERFF, from the coding sequence ATGGTGTCAGAAACAGCCACCGCACGAACCGAATCGACTGCAACCGTTTCCTGGCAAGCCGGCATCGTCGCCGGTGTACTCGCCGCGCTCGTCATGGGCGCGATGATGTTGATGCAGATGCGGCCGGTTCTCGAAGTCGCAATTCCCTCGATGTACACGCTGATGGGTGGGACCGCCGGATTCACCATCCACGTCGCCCACGGCGCGATTCTCGGCATCGCGTTCGCCGGACTTGCTGGCGTTGTCGGATTCGACTCGCTCGGAAAATCGCTCGGTAGTGGTGTCGTCTACGGTGTCGTTCTCTGGGCCGTCCTCGCTGTCCTCGTCATGCCGGTCTGGCTCGGAGCCGTCGGTTCGCCCGCGAACCCGCCGCTTCCGAACGTGAGCACGACGAGTCTGATGGGTCACGTCGTCTACGGCGCGGTTCTCGGAGCGGCGTTCCCGACGGTCGAGCGGTTCTTCTGA
- the argF gene encoding ornithine carbamoyltransferase yields the protein MLETTHFIDIDDISASELDRVLTRAAAIKAGDDETRLPRATLAMLFEKPSTRTRVSFETGMTQLGGHALFLGPEDIQLGHGEPLSDTARVLGRYGDAIMARLFDHDDLLEIAKHSSAPVINGLTDDAHPCQTLADLLTIREHVGSFEEVQAAWIGDGNNVGQSFVLGCAMAGVDLTVATPPGYAIDDEVLDKADELGSAPTVTTDPEAAIDGVDVVYTDVWISMGQEGQRHEKLQAFEGFQLNEGLLSGTDAKVMHCLPAHRGEEITGDVLEGEQSLVWEQAENRLHAQKGLIVELLDA from the coding sequence ATGCTCGAAACGACACACTTCATCGACATCGACGATATCAGCGCATCGGAGTTAGACCGCGTTCTCACCCGCGCCGCCGCCATCAAGGCCGGCGACGACGAGACGCGACTGCCCCGAGCGACGCTGGCGATGCTCTTCGAGAAGCCGAGCACCCGCACGCGTGTCTCCTTCGAAACGGGGATGACCCAACTGGGCGGTCACGCGCTCTTTCTCGGCCCCGAAGACATCCAACTCGGCCACGGCGAACCGCTCTCCGATACGGCCCGCGTGCTGGGTCGCTACGGCGACGCCATCATGGCCCGCCTGTTCGACCACGACGACCTGCTCGAAATCGCCAAACACTCCAGCGCACCCGTCATCAACGGCCTGACCGACGACGCCCACCCGTGTCAGACGCTCGCCGACCTGCTCACCATCCGCGAACACGTCGGCTCGTTCGAGGAAGTGCAGGCGGCGTGGATTGGCGACGGCAACAACGTCGGCCAGTCGTTCGTCCTCGGCTGTGCGATGGCCGGTGTCGACCTGACGGTGGCGACGCCGCCGGGATACGCGATAGACGACGAGGTACTCGACAAGGCGGACGAACTCGGGAGTGCGCCAACCGTCACGACGGACCCCGAGGCGGCTATCGACGGGGTCGACGTCGTCTACACCGACGTGTGGATTTCGATGGGCCAAGAGGGTCAGCGCCACGAGAAACTGCAGGCGTTCGAGGGATTCCAGTTGAACGAGGGCCTGCTTTCGGGCACCGACGCGAAGGTCATGCACTGCCTGCCTGCCCACCGCGGCGAGGAAATCACGGGCGACGTGCTCGAAGGCGAGCAGTCGCTCGTCTGGGAGCAAGCGGAAAATCGCCTGCACGCCCAGAAGGGACTCATCGTCGAGTTGCTGGACGCGTAG
- a CDS encoding [LysW]-lysine hydrolase, giving the protein MNAGIDHDAAAEAEAEDQTDASATESQTDAPETESQTDAPEELTAGSDWAAARQLLYNMVSTPSVSGDEEAAAEVLKVFFEAHDREVWIDEVGNVRAPADDSVLLTSHIDTVPGDIPVKVEDGTLWGRGSVDATGPLCSMAAAAVETGVSFVGVVGEETSSRGAWHLIEDREEPDAVINGEPSGWDGVTLGYRGFLSGTYVATSELGHSSRPEDNAIQSAVAWWSRVADFFDEDRDGVFDTVTTKPVSFDGGPTEDGLAVEATVDVQFRVPPRYTIEDVREVAEGELTRGSVHWNKPIPPVMESPRTEVARAFRVAIRNVGETKPRLLRKTGTSDMNIFAGVWDCPMATYGPGDSDLDHAPDEHLKLDEFDSAIDVLVDVCERLGDD; this is encoded by the coding sequence ATGAACGCCGGAATCGACCACGACGCGGCCGCGGAGGCAGAAGCGGAGGACCAGACAGATGCGTCAGCAACGGAAAGTCAGACGGACGCACCCGAAACGGAGAGCCAGACGGACGCACCCGAAGAACTGACTGCGGGAAGCGACTGGGCTGCGGCACGCCAACTGCTCTACAATATGGTGTCGACGCCCTCCGTCTCGGGCGACGAGGAGGCCGCCGCCGAAGTCCTGAAGGTGTTCTTCGAGGCGCACGACCGCGAGGTCTGGATAGACGAAGTCGGCAACGTCCGCGCACCCGCCGACGACTCGGTCTTACTGACCTCGCACATCGACACCGTTCCCGGCGACATTCCCGTGAAGGTCGAAGACGGGACGCTCTGGGGTCGCGGGAGCGTCGATGCGACCGGCCCGCTCTGCTCGATGGCCGCCGCGGCCGTCGAGACGGGGGTCTCGTTCGTCGGCGTCGTCGGCGAGGAGACCTCCTCGCGCGGCGCGTGGCACCTTATCGAAGACCGCGAGGAACCCGACGCCGTCATCAACGGCGAACCCTCCGGCTGGGACGGCGTGACACTCGGCTACCGCGGCTTCCTCTCGGGGACCTACGTCGCGACGAGCGAGTTGGGACACTCCTCGCGCCCCGAGGACAACGCCATCCAGTCGGCCGTCGCGTGGTGGTCGCGCGTGGCCGACTTCTTCGACGAAGACCGCGACGGCGTCTTCGACACGGTGACGACCAAACCCGTCAGCTTCGATGGCGGTCCCACCGAGGACGGCCTCGCGGTCGAAGCGACGGTCGACGTGCAGTTCCGCGTCCCGCCGCGCTACACCATCGAAGACGTGCGCGAAGTCGCCGAAGGCGAACTCACCCGCGGGAGCGTCCACTGGAACAAGCCGATTCCCCCGGTGATGGAAAGCCCCCGCACGGAAGTCGCGCGGGCCTTCCGCGTTGCTATCCGGAACGTCGGCGAGACGAAACCCCGCTTGCTTCGCAAGACCGGAACGAGCGACATGAACATCTTCGCCGGTGTGTGGGACTGCCCGATGGCGACCTACGGCCCCGGCGATTCCGACCTCGACCACGCACCCGATGAGCACCTCAAACTCGACGAGTTCGACAGCGCCATCGACGTGCTGGTGGATGTCTGCGAGCGCCTCGGGGACGACTGA
- a CDS encoding aspartate aminotransferase family protein, translating into MSGFVFNEKPITIESGEGAYLYADDGTEYLDFGASYAVAALGHSHPAVVSAIQEQAAKLTYVQASYPVDVRTELYEKLATVAPGDLSNVWLCNSGTEANEAAMKFARSATGRQKIIATKRAFHGRTLGALALTWKQKYKKPYEPVAGGVEFVSYGDEEELADAIDDETAAVFLEPIQGEGGINPAAAEYLQAARDLTEDAGAALVFDEIQTGIGRTGSLWACENVGVVPDILTSAKGIANGLPLGATLCADWIADGAASHGSTFSGGPVVCAAANATLDTIVEEDLPGHAAAVGDYFTTELEAAVEEHDLPVRDVRGEGLMVGVEVKRGANRTLKHLALSEQLLALPAGRTVVRFLPPLIIDEEHADRAVDAMTNVLS; encoded by the coding sequence ATGAGCGGCTTCGTCTTCAACGAGAAACCCATCACTATCGAATCCGGTGAGGGGGCGTACCTTTACGCCGACGACGGCACCGAATATCTCGATTTCGGCGCGAGCTACGCTGTCGCGGCGCTCGGCCACTCGCACCCCGCCGTCGTCTCCGCGATTCAAGAGCAGGCCGCGAAGTTGACCTACGTGCAGGCGTCGTATCCCGTAGACGTTCGCACCGAACTCTACGAGAAACTCGCGACCGTCGCGCCCGGCGACCTCTCGAACGTCTGGCTCTGTAACTCCGGCACCGAGGCCAACGAGGCGGCGATGAAGTTCGCCCGCTCGGCCACCGGACGCCAGAAAATTATCGCCACCAAGCGCGCCTTCCACGGCCGTACCCTCGGCGCGCTCGCGCTCACGTGGAAACAGAAGTACAAGAAGCCCTACGAGCCGGTCGCCGGGGGCGTCGAGTTCGTCTCCTACGGCGACGAAGAAGAACTGGCCGACGCCATCGACGACGAGACGGCCGCGGTCTTCCTCGAACCCATTCAGGGCGAAGGCGGCATCAACCCCGCCGCTGCGGAGTATCTGCAAGCCGCCCGCGACCTGACCGAAGATGCCGGTGCCGCGCTCGTCTTCGACGAGATTCAGACCGGCATCGGTCGCACGGGGTCGCTGTGGGCCTGCGAGAACGTCGGCGTCGTTCCCGACATCCTCACCAGCGCGAAGGGCATCGCCAACGGCCTGCCTCTCGGCGCGACGCTCTGTGCCGACTGGATTGCCGACGGCGCGGCCTCTCACGGCTCGACGTTCTCCGGCGGTCCCGTCGTCTGCGCCGCGGCGAACGCCACGCTCGATACGATTGTCGAGGAGGACCTGCCCGGCCACGCCGCCGCGGTTGGCGACTACTTCACGACCGAACTCGAAGCGGCCGTCGAGGAACACGACCTGCCAGTCCGCGACGTTCGCGGCGAGGGACTGATGGTCGGCGTCGAGGTCAAACGCGGCGCGAACCGCACGCTGAAGCACCTCGCGCTGTCCGAGCAACTGCTCGCGCTCCCCGCGGGTCGGACCGTCGTCCGGTTCCTCCCGCCGCTGATAATCGACGAAGAGCACGCGGACCGCGCGGTGGATGCGATGACGAACGTGTTGTCATGA
- a CDS encoding acetylglutamate/acetylaminoadipate kinase produces the protein MTGYTREELLAAHEQLVDNEKNLVTDGGTEPPVVVKIGGAKAVDPEGAVKDVAHLVANGTDVVVVHGGSTAVDETLEELGEEPTYVESPSGVSGRFTDERTMEVFSMVMPGKLNTDLTALFREAGVDALGLSGVDGGLLTGPRKSAVRVIEDGKKKIKRGDHSGKITSVNASLLETLLGGGYTPIVTVPMLADDGVPVNADADRAAAAVAGALGAKLVVLTDVKGVYEDPDDESTLIETADTPDEFAALEDAAEGFMTKKVMAAKEALDGGAAEVIVSGANLNDPIVTALNGGGTHVTPGALVAEKAGGEAK, from the coding sequence ATGACAGGATACACACGCGAGGAACTGCTCGCGGCACACGAACAGCTCGTCGATAACGAGAAAAATCTCGTCACGGATGGCGGCACCGAGCCGCCGGTCGTCGTCAAAATCGGCGGCGCGAAAGCCGTCGACCCCGAGGGAGCCGTCAAAGACGTGGCACACCTCGTCGCCAACGGCACCGACGTCGTCGTCGTCCACGGCGGTTCGACCGCCGTCGACGAGACGCTCGAAGAACTCGGCGAGGAGCCGACCTACGTCGAATCGCCCTCCGGCGTCAGCGGCCGCTTCACCGACGAGCGCACCATGGAGGTGTTCTCGATGGTGATGCCCGGCAAACTCAACACCGACCTCACGGCGCTGTTCCGCGAGGCGGGCGTCGACGCACTCGGTCTCTCCGGCGTCGACGGTGGCCTCCTCACCGGCCCGCGCAAGTCGGCTGTCCGCGTTATCGAAGACGGCAAGAAGAAAATCAAGCGCGGCGACCACTCCGGGAAGATTACCTCGGTGAACGCCTCGCTCCTCGAAACGCTCCTCGGCGGCGGCTACACGCCTATCGTGACCGTGCCGATGCTGGCCGACGACGGCGTGCCGGTCAACGCCGACGCCGACCGCGCCGCAGCGGCAGTCGCGGGCGCACTCGGCGCGAAACTCGTCGTTCTCACCGACGTGAAAGGCGTCTACGAGGACCCCGACGACGAATCGACGCTCATCGAGACGGCCGACACGCCCGACGAGTTCGCGGCGCTGGAGGATGCTGCTGAGGGCTTCATGACGAAGAAAGTCATGGCCGCAAAGGAAGCGCTCGACGGCGGGGCCGCCGAGGTTATCGTCTCCGGTGCGAACCTGAACGACCCCATCGTGACCGCGCTCAACGGCGGCGGCACGCACGTGACGCCCGGTGCGCTGGTGGCGGAAAAAGCAGGGGGCGAAGCGAAATGA
- the argC gene encoding N-acetyl-gamma-glutamyl-phosphate reductase, producing the protein MSEQLTAGVVGGSGFTGGELLRLLDGHPNFEVAQATSRSYERKTVGHVHPNLRHLDLRFTSPADLESVDVLFTATPHGVSMEHIDAFQDAADTVVDLSADFRLSEETQYDEWYDGHICPEYLEKSEYALPELNRENLPGADLIAAGGCNATATILGLKPLFDADILSGDEQVVVDVKVGSSEGGAGASKASSHAERSGIVRPYAPTGHRHEAEIEEYLGLSVSFTVHAVDMVRGAAATCHVFPDGPVSKGDMWKAFRGSYGDEPFMRTVAGGGGVYRYPEPKSVAGTNFGEVGFEIDPTNRRLVVFSAIDNMMKGSAGQAVHAANIALGLEETAGLDFTGYHPIGSP; encoded by the coding sequence GTGAGCGAACAACTGACCGCGGGTGTCGTCGGTGGTTCCGGCTTTACCGGCGGCGAACTGCTTCGCCTGCTCGACGGCCACCCGAACTTCGAGGTGGCACAGGCGACCAGTCGCTCCTACGAGCGCAAGACCGTCGGCCACGTCCATCCGAACCTTCGTCACCTCGACCTCCGCTTTACCTCGCCTGCGGACCTCGAATCCGTGGACGTGCTCTTTACGGCGACGCCCCACGGCGTCTCGATGGAGCACATCGACGCGTTTCAGGACGCTGCGGACACCGTCGTCGACCTCTCTGCTGACTTCCGTCTCTCCGAGGAGACACAGTACGACGAGTGGTACGACGGCCACATCTGTCCCGAGTATCTGGAGAAATCCGAGTACGCACTGCCCGAACTGAACCGCGAAAACCTCCCCGGAGCGGACCTCATCGCGGCGGGTGGCTGCAACGCGACGGCGACGATTCTCGGCCTGAAGCCCCTCTTCGATGCCGACATCCTCTCCGGCGACGAGCAGGTCGTCGTCGACGTGAAAGTCGGCTCCTCGGAAGGCGGCGCGGGCGCAAGTAAGGCATCGTCGCACGCCGAGCGCTCCGGTATCGTCCGGCCCTATGCACCAACCGGACACCGTCACGAGGCGGAAATCGAGGAATATCTCGGTCTCTCGGTCTCCTTTACCGTCCACGCGGTCGATATGGTCCGCGGCGCGGCGGCGACCTGTCACGTCTTCCCCGACGGACCCGTCTCGAAGGGCGACATGTGGAAAGCGTTCCGCGGCTCCTACGGCGACGAACCCTTCATGCGCACCGTCGCCGGCGGTGGCGGCGTCTATCGCTACCCCGAGCCGAAGTCCGTTGCAGGCACCAACTTCGGTGAGGTCGGCTTCGAGATCGACCCGACGAACCGCCGACTCGTCGTCTTCTCGGCCATCGACAATATGATGAAAGGCTCCGCCGGGCAGGCGGTCCACGCCGCCAACATCGCACTCGGCTTAGAGGAGACAGCCGGCCTCGACTTCACCGGCTACCACCCGATTGGCTCACCCTGA
- the lysX gene encoding lysine biosynthesis protein LysX — translation MNIGLLYSRIRRDEKLLLNELRERGHEVTKIDVRKEQFDLTEPPESFDGLDVVVDRCLATSRSLYITRFLQSYGIPVVNSHETADICADKAKNSLALADAGVPTPNTKVAFTVESAMDIVEEFGYPCVLKPVVGSWGRLMAKIDSEAAAEAILEHKATLGNYEHKVFYIQEFVEKPGRDIRVLAVDGEPIAAMTRSSDHWLTNAAKGADAEAFELDARAKELVKQASDAVGGGLLGVDLMETGSDYTVHEVNHTVEFKALNDAVDVDVPAAVVDWLEATVEGEKTLAGVSA, via the coding sequence GTGAATATTGGACTGCTCTACTCCCGGATTCGCCGCGACGAGAAGCTCCTCTTGAACGAGCTTCGCGAGCGCGGCCACGAAGTGACGAAGATAGACGTTCGGAAAGAGCAGTTCGACCTCACCGAGCCGCCGGAATCGTTCGACGGACTCGACGTGGTGGTCGACCGCTGTCTGGCGACGAGCAGGAGTCTCTACATCACGCGCTTCCTGCAGTCGTACGGCATTCCCGTCGTCAACTCCCACGAGACCGCGGACATCTGCGCCGACAAGGCGAAAAACAGTCTCGCGCTCGCCGACGCGGGCGTGCCCACGCCGAACACGAAGGTCGCCTTCACGGTCGAATCGGCGATGGACATCGTCGAGGAGTTCGGCTACCCCTGCGTGCTCAAGCCCGTCGTCGGGTCGTGGGGGCGCCTGATGGCGAAAATCGACTCCGAGGCAGCCGCCGAGGCGATTTTGGAACACAAAGCCACGCTCGGCAACTACGAGCACAAGGTGTTCTACATTCAGGAGTTCGTCGAGAAGCCCGGCCGCGACATCCGCGTCCTCGCCGTCGACGGTGAACCCATCGCCGCGATGACCCGCTCGTCGGACCACTGGCTCACGAACGCCGCGAAAGGTGCCGACGCCGAGGCGTTCGAACTCGACGCCCGCGCGAAGGAACTTGTGAAACAGGCGTCCGACGCGGTCGGCGGCGGCCTGCTCGGCGTCGACCTCATGGAGACCGGCTCTGACTATACGGTTCACGAAGTCAACCACACCGTCGAATTCAAGGCGCTCAACGACGCCGTCGACGTGGACGTTCCCGCAGCAGTCGTCGATTGGCTGGAAGCCACGGTCGAAGGCGAAAAGACGCTCGCGGGGGTCTCAGCGTGA
- the lysW gene encoding lysine biosynthesis protein LysW, protein MSDTITAEDPLSGEEIDLPSDVEVGEIIDSPATGAELEVVSLDPVTLEEAPELEEDWGE, encoded by the coding sequence ATGAGCGACACCATCACTGCGGAAGACCCGCTGAGCGGCGAAGAAATCGACCTGCCGTCCGACGTCGAAGTCGGCGAAATTATCGACAGTCCCGCCACGGGCGCGGAACTCGAAGTCGTGTCTCTCGACCCCGTGACACTCGAAGAAGCACCTGAACTCGAAGAGGATTGGGGAGAGTAA
- the argH gene encoding argininosuccinate lyase, translating to MTGEDGDSESVIRRDRFSGGPARGFMSSLAADERIFEADLAVDRAHVVMLAAQDIIESDVAADILGALDEVEAAGHDVLSGGEDVHEAIEAAVIDRVGPDGGKMHTARSRNDEVATCIRYRLRDDVLDALDAALALRESLIETAAEHTETVMPGYTHLQPAQPTTVAHFLCSYERAVARDCARLVCAYERINQSPLGSAAFAGTPFDVNRELVADLLGFDRVMENSMDASATRDFLAETLSALTTHAVTLSGLAEDLVVFSNKGLVELSDDYSSTSSIMPQKKNPDTMELVRAVAGDAVGELTGLLTTLKGLPRAYNRDLQRAHKHTFRAVDDVTEATAVAAGAVASATWPEDELAAAAGDGFSTATGVADLLAMAGLPFRTAHEVVAEAASRSSGTPDVATLDAVATDVLGESLFTHVTAEAVEAALDPTESVASRDSVGGPAPAAIEATLSTARDELEADAAAVADARDSLAAAAEQLEAEVSNYV from the coding sequence ATGACAGGCGAGGACGGCGACTCCGAGAGCGTCATCCGCCGGGACCGCTTCAGCGGCGGCCCCGCCCGCGGGTTCATGTCGAGTCTCGCGGCCGACGAACGCATCTTCGAAGCCGACCTCGCCGTCGACCGGGCGCACGTCGTGATGCTCGCGGCGCAGGACATCATCGAGTCCGACGTTGCCGCGGACATCCTCGGTGCGTTAGACGAGGTCGAAGCCGCCGGTCACGACGTACTCTCCGGCGGCGAAGACGTACACGAAGCCATCGAGGCCGCAGTCATCGACCGCGTCGGTCCCGACGGCGGCAAGATGCACACCGCCCGCTCGCGCAACGACGAGGTGGCGACCTGTATCCGCTACCGCCTGCGCGACGACGTACTCGACGCGCTCGACGCTGCACTCGCCCTGCGCGAATCGCTCATCGAGACGGCCGCCGAGCACACCGAGACGGTGATGCCCGGCTACACGCACCTGCAACCCGCCCAACCGACGACGGTGGCGCACTTCCTGTGCTCGTACGAGCGAGCGGTCGCCCGCGACTGCGCCCGCCTCGTGTGCGCGTACGAGCGCATCAACCAGTCACCGCTCGGGTCGGCGGCCTTCGCGGGCACGCCCTTCGACGTGAACCGCGAACTCGTGGCCGACCTGCTCGGCTTCGACCGCGTGATGGAGAACTCGATGGACGCCTCGGCGACCCGCGACTTCCTCGCGGAGACGCTCTCGGCGCTCACGACCCACGCCGTCACGCTCTCCGGCCTCGCAGAAGACCTCGTCGTCTTCTCGAACAAGGGACTCGTCGAACTCTCGGACGACTACTCGTCGACCTCGTCCATCATGCCGCAAAAGAAGAATCCCGACACGATGGAACTCGTCCGCGCCGTCGCGGGCGACGCGGTCGGCGAACTCACCGGACTCCTGACGACGCTCAAGGGGCTTCCGCGCGCGTACAACCGCGACTTACAGCGCGCTCACAAGCACACCTTCCGCGCCGTCGACGACGTGACCGAAGCGACCGCAGTCGCCGCCGGGGCAGTTGCCTCCGCGACGTGGCCCGAAGACGAACTCGCGGCCGCCGCGGGCGACGGCTTCTCGACGGCAACCGGCGTGGCAGACCTCCTGGCGATGGCCGGATTACCGTTCCGCACGGCCCACGAAGTCGTCGCTGAGGCCGCCTCGCGCTCGTCGGGAACCCCCGATGTGGCAACACTTGACGCCGTCGCTACGGACGTATTAGGTGAGTCTCTCTTTACACACGTGACAGCCGAGGCCGTCGAAGCCGCGCTCGACCCAACGGAGAGCGTCGCCAGTCGCGATTCGGTCGGCGGGCCTGCGCCCGCTGCCATTGAAGCGACACTTTCGACGGCCCGCGACGAACTCGAAGCTGATGCGGCCGCCGTTGCCGACGCCCGCGACTCGCTCGCGGCCGCCGCCGAGCAACTCGAAGCGGAGGTTTCGAACTATGTCTGA
- a CDS encoding argininosuccinate synthase produces the protein MKKVALAFSGGLDTTVCVPILEEEYGYDEVIGVTVDVGQPEEEFEEAYETAEALGLDHYVIDAKDEFAQLCLDSVCANADYQGYPLGTALARPVIAEAILELAEEEGCDGIAHGCTGKGNDQLRFEAVWRASDLEVIAPVREMGMTREWEIEYAAEKDLPVQGGNEGVWSIDTNLWSRSIEGGNLEDPSYVPPESIYEWTEQPTGETELVEITFENGYPVAIDGEEMDALELIEFLNEKAGAHGVGRTDMMEDRMLGLKVRENYEHPAATTLLNAHKALEGLVLTKEERDFKATVDDEWSQKAYEGLIDAPLMDALTAFVEKTQERVTGTVTVKFEGGQARAVGRDSDYAAYSESAASFNTETVDGIEQADATGVAKYHGFQARLANQSTKKQKPELAADGGSEE, from the coding sequence ATGAAGAAAGTCGCACTCGCGTTCTCGGGCGGACTCGACACAACAGTCTGCGTCCCGATTCTCGAAGAGGAGTACGGATACGACGAAGTTATCGGCGTCACCGTCGACGTCGGCCAACCAGAAGAGGAGTTCGAGGAGGCCTACGAGACGGCCGAAGCTCTCGGACTGGACCACTACGTCATCGATGCAAAGGATGAATTCGCACAGCTCTGTCTCGATTCCGTCTGTGCGAACGCGGACTATCAGGGCTACCCGCTCGGCACCGCGCTCGCACGCCCGGTCATCGCGGAAGCAATCCTCGAACTCGCCGAAGAAGAGGGCTGTGACGGCATCGCCCACGGCTGTACGGGCAAAGGGAACGACCAGCTCCGCTTCGAAGCGGTCTGGCGTGCCTCCGACCTCGAAGTCATCGCCCCCGTCCGCGAGATGGGCATGACCCGCGAGTGGGAAATCGAGTACGCCGCCGAGAAGGACCTCCCCGTACAGGGCGGCAACGAAGGCGTCTGGTCCATCGACACCAACCTCTGGAGCCGTTCCATCGAGGGCGGCAACCTCGAAGACCCGAGCTACGTCCCGCCGGAAAGCATCTACGAGTGGACCGAACAGCCCACCGGCGAGACGGAACTCGTCGAAATTACGTTCGAAAACGGCTACCCCGTCGCTATCGACGGTGAGGAGATGGACGCACTCGAACTCATCGAGTTCCTCAACGAGAAGGCAGGCGCACACGGCGTCGGCCGCACGGACATGATGGAAGACCGCATGCTCGGTCTGAAGGTGCGCGAGAACTACGAACACCCCGCGGCGACGACGCTCCTCAACGCGCACAAGGCGCTCGAAGGACTCGTCCTCACGAAAGAAGAACGCGACTTCAAGGCCACCGTGGACGACGAGTGGTCCCAGAAGGCCTACGAAGGTCTCATCGACGCCCCGCTCATGGACGCACTGACCGCGTTCGTCGAGAAAACCCAAGAGCGCGTCACGGGCACCGTGACCGTCAAGTTCGAAGGTGGCCAGGCCCGCGCAGTCGGCCGCGACTCCGACTACGCTGCCTACTCCGAGTCCGCCGCCTCCTTCAACACGGAGACGGTCGACGGCATCGAACAGGCCGACGCGACGGGCGTCGCCAAGTACCACGGCTTCCAGGCGCGTCTCGCCAACCAGAGCACGAAAAAGCAGAAGCCCGAACTGGCCGCAGACGGCGGCAGCGAAGAATAA
- a CDS encoding sodium:calcium antiporter translates to MGALLAATVALGVMVKAAQVAVDHLVAVARAFKISDAILASTIVAVGTSLPEIGSHLVASAGILSGTLDYRIASATVIGGNMGSSTVQQTLLVGVFVLGIGRTAFSSSFLRSTYYPMILTFVATLVLALDGTISRLDGVALLVGFGAYVLVGLRIAPEDGHSYDGASTNHVRDVVVAVGALVLVFGSAYVVLAVVQDVVGILGLNGSMVGVVTIGLASALPELTTVVEAIRRRSVDIGLGTLIGSNVVNPLVGFGLGGLLSTYAVPPSVIRWDLPFKLFVAVGFLLVVRRNDGIATRREGTWLVGAYFVFVSIRFLFYAT, encoded by the coding sequence GTGGGCGCACTTCTCGCTGCCACCGTCGCGCTCGGCGTGATGGTCAAGGCGGCGCAGGTCGCTGTCGACCACCTCGTCGCTGTCGCACGCGCGTTCAAAATCTCTGACGCGATTCTCGCCTCCACGATTGTCGCTGTCGGAACGAGTCTTCCCGAAATCGGGTCGCACCTCGTCGCTTCCGCGGGTATCCTCTCTGGAACCCTCGACTATCGAATCGCGTCGGCCACCGTTATAGGTGGCAACATGGGTTCTTCGACGGTTCAGCAGACGCTCCTCGTCGGCGTGTTCGTGCTCGGGATTGGCCGAACGGCCTTCTCGTCCTCATTTCTTCGGTCGACGTACTATCCGATGATTCTCACGTTCGTCGCGACGCTCGTTCTCGCGCTCGACGGGACGATTTCTCGCCTCGATGGCGTCGCTCTGCTGGTCGGATTCGGTGCGTACGTCCTCGTGGGTCTCCGAATCGCGCCCGAAGACGGTCACTCGTACGACGGTGCGAGTACGAACCACGTCCGCGACGTTGTAGTCGCCGTCGGAGCGCTCGTACTCGTCTTTGGGAGCGCATACGTCGTCCTCGCCGTTGTTCAAGACGTTGTGGGGATACTCGGTCTCAACGGGTCCATGGTCGGCGTCGTCACCATCGGTCTCGCCTCCGCGCTTCCGGAACTTACCACCGTCGTCGAAGCGATTCGGCGGCGCTCGGTCGATATCGGTCTCGGGACGCTCATCGGGTCGAACGTCGTAAATCCGCTCGTCGGATTCGGACTCGGCGGGTTGCTTTCGACCTACGCCGTCCCGCCGTCCGTGATTCGCTGGGACCTCCCATTCAAGCTCTTCGTCGCGGTGGGCTTTCTCCTCGTAGTCCGTCGAAATGACGGAATTGCGACTCGCCGCGAGGGCACGTGGCTCGTCGGTGCCTACTTCGTGTTCGTGAGCATCCGGTTCCTCTTCTACGCGACCTGA